In Leptolyngbya sp. O-77, the genomic window ACCGCCGCAATGAGGAACCCGCCGCCCCGCGAACCCCACCGCGCGATCGCGATCCCTACCGTCCCGGCACCACCAAAACCACCTACACGGTTCCCCGCGCCACGCCACGCAACGCCGAGGCCCGGCTGACGGTGCCGCTGGAAAAGGCCTTTGCGGGCGGGCGCGAGCGGATTCGCCTGGAAGATGGGCGATCGCTCGAAGTGAATATGCCCGCCGCCATGCTTACGGGGCAAAAGATTCGCCTGAAAGGGCAGGGCGTGTCTGGCGGCGACCTGTTTCTCCGCATCGAAATCGCCCCCCATCCCTTCTATCAGCTTGACGGAGCGGATATCTATTGTTTGCTACCCATCACGCCCAGCGAAGCGGTGCTGGGGGGAGCGATTGAAGTGCCGACGCTGGATGGGCTGGTGAAAATGGTGATTCCTCCCGGCGTGAAAGCAGGACAAAAGCTGCGGCTGGCAGGCAAAGGCTATCCCATCGATGGCAAGCGCGGCGACCAGATTGTGGAGATTACTATCCAGGTTCCCAAAGACCTCAGCCCCCAAGAGCGCGAACTCTACGACAAGCTGCGGCAAATTGAAACGTTCAATCCCCGTGCTGGATTGGGCGTTTAATGGAATCGTTCAGTCAATAAAGCTCCCTTCCCCAGTAGGAGATAGTTCCAGGAGCGACTTCACAAACCCTGCGGTGGGCACGGCCATCAAAATTCCCAGCACGCCCGCCACCCTGGCCCCAATCAGCAGCGCCACAATCACCCAGGCAGGATTGAGTCCTGTAAAACGGCCGAGGAGCCGGGGGGCGATCGCATTTTCGATGGACTGATCGACCACAATCCCCACCACCAGCATCTTTACCCCCAGCCAAAAGCTGCCCAACCCCACCAAAAAGCTGATTAGGCAAATGCTCAGCGGTGCGCCCAGCGGGATCAGCGTCATCACCCCCACCGCCAGCCCAAACAGCAGCCCAAACGGTACTTGCAGCAGCAAAAAGACCGTAATCATCGACAGCCCCATGACCAGCGCCAGCGTCGCC contains:
- a CDS encoding J domain-containing protein, whose product is MAVGDRMQNFRNYYQILGIPKTATAEEIKKAYRRMARQYHPDLNPGDKEAEEKFKDVGEAYEVLSDASKRAQYDQFSRFWKQGGFQSGATPKSRSWNSRTTSRSPDEVDFSQFRDFNSFVDQLLNRRNEEPAAPRTPPRDRDPYRPGTTKTTYTVPRATPRNAEARLTVPLEKAFAGGRERIRLEDGRSLEVNMPAAMLTGQKIRLKGQGVSGGDLFLRIEIAPHPFYQLDGADIYCLLPITPSEAVLGGAIEVPTLDGLVKMVIPPGVKAGQKLRLAGKGYPIDGKRGDQIVEITIQVPKDLSPQERELYDKLRQIETFNPRAGLGV